The genomic region GGTGTTCGACAAGATCGGCGTCAAGACCGGTATCGACTTCTTCGAGATCGCCGACGCCGCCGAGGACGTGGTTCGCCCTGCGATGCCCGCCGAGTGCCTGCTGGATCGCAATGCGCTGATCATGGGCTATTCCGGGGTGTACTCCAGCTTCCTCAAGCACGCCATCCGCCAGTCCGAGCGCTACGGCGTTCCGGCGCATCAACTGCTGCACCGTGCCGGTCAGCGCAAGCTCATCGGTGGCCAGGAAGACCAGCTCATCGACATCGCGCTGGAGATCAAGCGCGAGCAAGAGGCCGCAGCCACGGCTGGGTAGCCGTTGTTCGGTGCAAATCCTGTGCCGAGTGTGAATCTGACGACGCTCCGATAGGTAATCGCGTCGCCAGATTCACACTCGGGATGAAAAACTTTCGACTCCCTGACACGCGAGCTGACCTGGGCGGACGCTTCCTCGTCCGCGCCGGGTCGGGTGTGCCGTGGTTTAGCCGACCCCGGTTCACGGTTAGGCCTAGGTCTGCGATCACCGCATCGCAGACCGAAGGGAGGGTCGAATGACCCAGTACAAGATGACCGAAACGACCGTGCGACGCGGCCTGTACGGCATGCTCGCCGGCGGCCTGCTCAGTGGCATCGCATCCGCAGCCATCGCCATGCCGATGGCCAATGCCGAGCCCACCGAGCCCGCGCAGCCCACCGCCGGTTCGTGCTCCGTGAGCGATATGGCCACGACACAGAGTTCAGTGTCTGCGCTGATGAGCACATACCTGCAGGCTCACCCTGAGACCGACCAGGAACTCTCGGACATCGCCAAGCAGCCGGTGTCCCAGGCCACGCAGTCCTACCGCGCGTACTTCGCGGAGAACTCGCAGGTGGCCGATGAGTTGCGGGATATCCAGCAGCCCGTGACGGACCTGGCCAGCCAGTGCGGCACCCAGGTGACACCGAATTTGGTCACCGACGCGCTGAAGACCGCCTAGTCGCTGACCGCATGTCCTGAGTGAGTTCAGGAAGAGCCCACCGCGTCGATCCCTCTAGACGCGGTGGGCTCTTTCGTGTCCGGACACAGGACGGTGAGATGGCAGCGTTTTCAATTAGCTGTTTGGCGTTTCCGCCTTGACCGGGCAGGGGTTGATAGTGTTTCCTGGTGTCATGTCACAACACCGTCGGCCTGGTAAGTCCATGTTAAAGACCGTTTGCCGCTCCGGCAGTGTTGGGATCGCCACGGTTGGTGCAGGAGCGTTGCTGCTGGGTGGGCACGGGGCACTCGCGGCCGAGTCCGGCCAGGGCGCCATGCCGGAGGTTCAGACCACGGCGAACGCCAGCTTCTACCGCCTCTTCCCGTGGGCGGTCGCGCCGTCGCCGTCGACGAGCACCACGGGTGCTGCGGCCGTGTCGGCAGTCGTCACCGATGCCGCCGCCGGCGTGCGGGGCGCCCTCCAGACCGTCAACCAGCTCGGTCCGATCAAGTTCAACCTGGACTCGCTGAGGTCGCTCAGCGCCAGTGGACCACCGCCCGGCAGCACCGCCGGCACGGCCAACTACACCCAGATGGATCAGTGGATGGCCGGCGTCACCGGATTGATCAGCAGCACCGGCGCGCTGGGCTTCACAGACAACGCTGTGTCCTACGACCCCTACGTGGCCACCCACGCCGGCGTCCTGCAGATGGCCAACCGAGTCGGCCCGTTCGTCTTCGACCTCAACGTGCTCAAGGCCATCGGCTTCACTCAGGCCCCGACCGGCCAGGCCGGTGTGAACGGTCAGCCGGACAACTTCAGCTCGGTGGACATCGGGCGGTGGACGGCCGGAATTCCCGGAGTGTTCACCAATTCCGGTACCACGGGCTTCGTCACCTACCAGGACTTCGCCAACGGACCCTTCTACGACTACCGCGTCGGTGGCCTGCACACCGTCACCCAGATCGGTCCGATGACCTTCGAATTCAAATTCCTGCCGTACGTCAAGACCGGTCTCCTCCTCCCGCCCACCCTCTCCTTCGGACTGGCGCCCGGCATGACGGCCGCCAACACTCCGTTCGCGCTCTTCACCCCGCCGACACCCGGGGTGGTCCAGCCCAATGGCGGACTTCCGGTTCCACCAGCCGTTGCGGCACCGGCACCGGCACCGGCACCGGCACCGGCACCGGCACCGGCACCGGCGGCTGTCGCTGCAGAGCCGGAGCCTGCTGCAGCGCCCGAGCCCGCTGCGCCAGCTGAGCGCGCCGCGACCAGCAGCGACGCGTTGGCGCAGGACTCCGTTGAGGAGACCTCGGCGCCCGAGACCACCCAGATCTCCGCCAAGAAGCCTGCGACCGTGATACCCGGCGTCAACGGGGCCCCGCTGGCCAAGCCGCCGACGACCGCGAAAACCGGTGCGTCGGGGAGTAACCCGTTCAAGCCGATCAAGGACATGATCACCAACGGAATCGGCGCCATCACCGGTAAGCGCCCGACGGCAGCACCCAGCGACACCGCCACGTCAGGCGCTCAGGGCTCGGACGGCGGATCCAATGGGGGTTCGGGGTCCGGCGGCGGCACGGACTCCGGAGCCGAGTGACTTGAGCTGCCCGTTCTGATCCCGTCGGACCGAGCGGGCAGGATGGCCTCATGGCGACCCGCGAACAGGCTCAGACCCTCCTCGAGCAGTTGGCCGGGCCACAGGCGACACTGCGAGACGACCAGTGGACGGCCATCGAGGCGCTCGTCGTGCACGGTCGCCAGGCGCTCGTCGTCCAGCGCACCGGCTGGGGCAAGTCCGCGGTCTACTTCATCGCCGCGAAGCTCCTCCGTGCTCAGGGGCGCGGCCCGACGGTCATCGTGTCGCCGCTGTTGGCACTCATGCGCAACCAGGTCGTCGCCGCTGAGCGGGCCGGTGTGCGCGCGGCGACGATCAACTCGAGCAATGTCGCCGACTGGCAGGATGTGCATCGCGCCGTCGGGGCGGGTGAGCTGGACGTGCTGCTGGTCAGCCCGGAACGGCTGAACAACCCGGACTTCCGCGACCAGGTGCTTCCGGAGTTGGCGCGTGACGCGGGCCTTGTCGTGATCGACGAGGCGCACTGCGTGTCGGACTGGGGTCACGACTTCCGGCCCGACTACCGGCGCATTCGCACGCTGATCGGAGAGCTGGGCAGCGGCATACCGGTGTTGGCGACCACCGCCACGGCCAATGACCGAGTGGTCGAGGATGTCCGAAGCCAGCTCGGTGTCGGCGGGCGCGACACCCTGGTACTGCGTGGTGGCCTGGATCGCGAGTCGCTGAGGCTGGCCGTCGTGAAGGCGGGCAACCCCGCGCAGCGTGCGGCATGGCTTGCCGCGCACATGGAGTCGCTGCCGGGTTCTGGAATCATCTACACGCTGACGGTGGCGCAGGCCAACGATGTCGCGGCCATGCTGCGCGACCGTGGGCACGCGGTTGCCTCCTACACCGGTGCCACCGAGGCGGCCGAACGCGAACAGCTGGAATCCGATCTCCTCGACAACAGGGTCAAGGCGCTGGTGGCCACGTCCGCGTTGGGCATGGGCTTCGACAAGCCAGACCTCGGCTTCGTCGTGCACCTCGGCGCGCCGCCATCACCGATCGCCTACTACCAGCAGGTGGGCCGTGCTGGCCGTTCCACCGAGAGCGCTGAGGTCGTGCTGTTGCCCGGTGCCGAGGACCGTGACGTCTGGCGCTTCTTCGCCTCGGTGGCGTTCCCGTCCGAGGCCATGGTGCGCAACGTTATTCGTGCACTGGAGCCTGACCGGGCACAGTCCACTCCTGCGCTCGAGCCCCTGGTCGACATGGGCAGGACGCGGTTGGAGATGGTGCTGAAGGTGCTCGACGTCGACGGTGCTGTGCGTCGTGTGAAGGGCGGCTGGATCAGCACCGGCGAGTCTTGGGACTACGACGAGGACCGCTATCGCAGGCTCGACGAGGCGCGCACCAGGGAGCAGCAGGCGATGCTCGACTACCTGGACACAGATGAGTGCCGGATGACGTTCCTGCGCAGCCAGCTCAACGATCCCGAACTCGCAGCCGACGATCGCTGCGGCAGGTGTGACAACTGTGCCGGCGCGCACTACGACTCACACGTGGACCCGTCCGCCGCGGAGGACACACGGGCGCGGTTGATGCGTCCCGGTGTCGACGTCACGCCGCGCAAGCAGTGGCCATCAGGTCTGAGCAAGCTCGGAGTCACGTTGAGCGGCAAGATCTCCGACGGTCCCGCCTCGGGCCGGGTGATCGGCAGGATGACGGATCTGGGCTGGGGTGCGCGCCTGCGCCAGGTGCTCGATGAGCCCGACGCCGACGTTCCCGACGACGTGGTGCGCGCCGCGGTGGGCGTGCTTGCTGCGTGGAAATGGGAGACCAGGCCGACGGCGGTCATGGGACTGGACTCCGAACGGCACCCGAAGCTCATTGCCTCGCTGACACGGCGGCTGGCGGAGGTGGGCCGGCTCGAGCATCTGGGCGTGCTGCGCTACGGCATGGAGCGCAGACCCGTTACCGCAGCCAACTCCGCCTACCGAGTTGCCGCCCTCAATGGCTCGTGGGATCCGCCGGACACCGGCCTGCTTGCGACGCTCGAGGGGCCGGTGCTGCTGGTCGACGATCTGATCGATACCGGTTGGACCATGACAATGGCGACGCGTGTGCTGCGCCAGGCCGGCGCAACCGAGGTCCTGCCATTCGCTGTGGCGGCGGTCAGCTAGCGCAGACTTCGGCGCGAAAGGTGTTTGCGGACGCAAAGTATGTAGCGATCTGAACTGTGCGATTCATCCGCGCCTAGTTAGACATGCTTGGCTAACGACTGCGTTTTGTGTGGCGCCTGACTTTTGTTAATCAAGGGCCTTACCCGCGCTCAATCGAATTTGCTGGTACTCGAGGTGCTCTGCGCAGCCCCAGCCCTCGCAGGGCTGTCGCATGTCCAGCCGGATCGGAGCACGCAGGCGACGTCTCTGGGCGGGGTCGCATCGGGTGTCCTGTGATATCGGAACAACTGTGAACCCGCAGCGAGGTTTGCGGCCGCAGGCCGTCGGCGCCGACACTCAGACGCGCTCCTGGATCCACGCCGTCGTGAAGCGCTGCATGGCGGAGATGTTCTGAACCAACAGGCGGCCCATGATGCCCTCAACCGCACCGCCGATCATGGGGACCCTAAACTGAACGGTGGCTGTGCATTTCATGTGCGATCCGTTCGGAGTCGGTGCCAGCAGAGCCGTGCCGGCCCCGGACCCCGGCGCTCCGTCAGGTACCACGCTGACCTGCCCGCGAACCCGGCCGTCACCGATCGGGCTCCATGTCTCGTTCTGCACAACCCGCCATTCGCGGGGAAAGAACTTTGCGGCCGGTCCCGGGAGCTTGTCGTGGTGCATCTCCTTGACGACGACCGCCGTCACGGCGCCATCGGAGTCGACGGTCAACGAGTCCAGGCTGCCGAGGCCGCCGAAAGTCTCCAGCCGCGCCAGCCAGTAGGCCCTCTCTCCGAACGCGTGGTGGATTTGCTCGACGGTGGCCGGCGAGTTGACCGAGAAGTCGAATGACCGCGACACAGCAACAGCGTATTCCTGGATTGACGATTTCTACACCCCCGCTGAAAGAAGTCGATATGCTGACATGCTGCAATAGAAGCGTCATAGCTGGGTGGGGCCGCGGGGGCGGACAGCGTGATGCAGGGCATTGGGGGCAATCGCCTTGTATCCGGGAGCGCTGGTCGATTTCAAGGTCCACCCAAGGGGGGAGGACCGCGTGAGTATCAATCCGTTCGACGATGAAAATGGAACCTTTGTCGTCTTGGTCAATGACGAGGAGCAACACAGCCTCTGGCCGACCTTCGCCGATGTGCCTGACGGCTGGAGGCAGGTCTATGGGGAAGCAGACCGCGCTGCGTGTTTGGACTACATCGAACAGAACTGGCCCGATATCCGGCCGAAGAGTCTGCGCGAGAGGCTGGCCCGAGGGCCAGCGGTCTAACAGGTAATGGCCATGGGGGGCATGGTTAGTACATATCGCGGTGGGGGAGCCCGATGCAGGTTGACGACTGGACACTGCCTGTAACACGTGCACAGCTAGATATCTGGCTGGCGCAGGAAACTGCTCACTCGGGCACGGGGTGGCAGCTCGGCTTGTTCGTGAGGATCGATGGTGCGGTAGAACGAGATGCCCTGGAATGGGCCATCCGTCGAGTGATACAAGAGGCAGAGCCGGTCAGGGCCGCGTTCTCCGAGGTGGATGGCCAGGTCTTCCAGAGGGTGCTTGACCACCCGGATGTCGAGTTGGTCTTCCACGACCTGACCGGTTCTCGCGATCCCATGCAGGAAGCCCGCGAGGTGGCGTCCTCGATTCAACGCACGCTCATGCCATTGACCGGTCCCCTGTTCAAATTTGCACTGTTCCAGACGCAAGCCGAGGAATTCTGTCTGTTCGCGTGCTGCCACCACATCGTCCTGGATGGATCCGGTATTGCGCTGGTTGGCCATCGGATTGCATCTGTCTACTCGGCGGTCGTCGCTGGTGCACCCATTGACCCTGCATTGTTCGGCTCGCTGTCTGACCTGGTTGACTGCGAATCGGAGTACGAGGCGTCCGCTGAGTATCTCGAGGATCAGGGGTATTGGAGTCGAAACCTTCCCCAGGAAGACGCACCAGATCGGCCGACCGCCGCCGCGGGCGACAGTGACTCGTTCTGGCCGTCAGCGCCGGTGCAACTGGATCCGGTGGTCCTTCGCGGGGCCGAGGAGTTGTCTGAAGCATGGAACGTCCCTCGATCAGCGGTCCTCACCGCCGCGTGCGCACTCCTGGTGCGTGGCTGGCGAGCCGAGGGCTCAGAGGTAGTACTCGACTTCCCCGTCAGCCGGCGTGTGCACCCCGCGCTGAAGACACTTCCCGGAATGGTGGCGGGGGTTGTCCCACTGGTGATTTCGGTGCCGCCGGAATCCTCGGTTGCGAGTTTCTGTCAGCACGTCGACAGCCGGATACGGGAAGCCCTTCTGCATCAACGCTTCCCGGTTCACGCACTTGAACGCAGAGTCGATTCCCACGGACCTGGCTGGCTCGCCAATCGGGTCAACGTCAACTTTCTGCCATCCACATTCACCTTGGACTTCGGTGGTGCGGCGGCGACGGCGGAATTGACCAATGCCGGAATGGTGGGTGGCTTCGGGCTGATCTTCTCGGGCGCCGGCAGTCAGCTCTTTCTCAGCACCATGGGCACCGGGCAACCGTTCTCGAACTTTGAGGTCTCGGATTTGGCGAGACGGTTTGAGCGGGTGTTGGAGTCGATGGTGGTGGATCCGGGGCGGTTGTTGTCGTCGGTGGATGTGCTCGACGGGGCTGAGCGTGAGCGCTTGGATGGGCTCGGTCATCGTGCGGTGTTGACCGAGTCGGTGGCGGGGGTGTCGATTCCGACTCTGTTCGCGGCGCAGGTTCTGCACGCACCGGATGCGGTGGCGGTCAGTTGTGCGGGTGCCTCGTTGTCGTATCGGGAGTTGGATGAGGCCTCGAATCGGTTGGCGCACTTGTTGGTGGGGTTGGGTGCGGGGCCGGGTCGGTGTGTGGCGTTGTTGTTGAATCGGTCGGTTGAGGCGATCGTGTCGATTCTGGCGGTGTTGAAGTCTGGTGCGGCGTATCTGCCGATTGATCCGGCTCATCCTGATGCGCGGGTGCAGTTCATGCTCGCTGACGCGGCGCCGGTTGCGGCGATCACCTCGGCGGGTTTGGCGCATCGTTTGGCTGGGTGTGGGGTGGTGGTCGTTGATGTCGGGGATCGGCGTATCGGGGGGTGTCCCAGTAGTGGGTTGCCGGGTCCGGCTGCTGATGATGTCGCGCATGTCATTTACACGTCGGGGACCACGGGTGTGCCCAAGGGTGTTGCGGTCACCCATCAGAATGTGACTCGGCTCTTCGAGGGTCTTGATGTGGGTGTGGTGTTGGGTCCGGGGCAGGTGTGGGCGCAGTGTTCGTCGTTGGCCTTTGACTTCTCGGTGTGGGAGATCTGGGGTGCGCTGCTGCATGGGGGCCGGTTGGTGGTGGTGCCCGAGGATCTGACGCGCTCTCCGCGGGATCTACAGGCCCTTCTCACACGTGAGCGGGTCAGTGTGTTGAGTCAGACCCCCTCAGCGGTGGGGATGCTGTGCCCGGATGGGTTGGAGTCGGCGGCGTTGATGGTGGCCGCCGAACCGTGCCCGCTCGATGTGGTGGACCGGTGGGCGCCGGGTCGGGTGATGATCAACGGCTATGGGCCGACGGAGACCACGGTGTATGCCACGATCAGCGCCCCGTTGGCTCCTGGTGCGGGTGTGGTGCCGATCGGATTGCCGGTGCCGGGTGCGGCGTTGTTTGTGCTGGATGGCTGGTTGCGGGAGGTGCCGGTCGGGGTGGTCGGTGAGTTGTATGTGGCCGGTCGCGGTGTCGGGGTGGGTTATGTGCGGCGCCCGTCGTTGACGGGTTCACGGTTTGTGGCCTGCCCGTTCGCACCCGGCACCCGGATGTATCGGACCGGGGATCTGGTGTCCTGGGGTGGCGATGGGCAGTTGCGCTATGCCGGCCGTGCTGATGAGCAGGTCAAGATCCGCGGTTACCGCATCGAGCTCGGGGAGATTCAAACAGCTCTGGCTGATCTGGAGGGTGTGGCGCAGGCGGTGGTGATCGTTCGGGAGGATCAGCCCGGCGACTTACGTCTCGTCGGCTACGTCACCGAGTCGGTCACTGGCACTGTGGATTCGGCGACGATACGCGCGGCACTGGCTGAGCGGCTTCCGGCTTATATGGTGCCCGCGGCCGTGGTGAGCCTGGAGGCCTTGCCGTTGACGGTCAACGGCAAGCTCGACAAGAAGGCGTTGCCGGCACCGGAGTACATCGATGTCGACCGGTACCGTGCTCCGAGCACTGCGACCGAGGAGATCCTGGCCGGCATCTACGCCCGGGTTCTGGGCCTGGAGCGGGTCGGGGTCGATGACTCCTTCTTCGACCTGGGTGGGGACTCCCTGTCGGCGATGCGTCTGATTGCCGCGGTCAACACCAGCTTGGACGCCGACCTCGCGGTGCGCAGCCTGTTCGACACACCCACCGTGGCCCAACTGGCACCACACATCAGCGCGGGCTCGGGTGGGCGTGAACCACTGACAGCCCAACAGCGACCCGCGGTCATCCCATTGTCGTATGCCCAACAACGGATGTGGTTCCTCAATCGGTTCGAGGATGGGGTCGCGACCTACAACATGCCCACCGCATTCCGAATCGGCGGGGCGCTGGACGTGGCGGCGCTGGATGCGGCGCTCGATGATGTGATCGCCCGGCACGAGAGTCTTCGCACCATCTTCCCCAACGTCGACGGTGTGCCATTGCAGAAGGTGTTGCCCGCCGAGCCGGGGATGTGGCGGCGCGGTGGCGCGGCGCTGGTATCGATCCCGGAGAATGACGTGGCCGGCGCGTTGATCTCGTTGGCGGAGTATCGGTTTGACCTGTCGACAGAGATCCCAGTGCGGGCCCAGATCTATCAGGTGGCACCCGCGCAGTATGTGCTGGGGATCGTGTTGCACCATATCGCCTTCGACGGTTGGTCACTGGCCCCGATGGTTCGAGATGTGGCGGAGGCCTATCGGGCCCGTGGACAGGGCCTGGCCCCGAGTTGGGCGCCGCTACCGGTGCAGTACGCCGATTACACGTTGTGGCAACAGAATTGGCTGGGGTCAGAGTCTGATCCAGCCAGTGTTATCGGCGGTCAGTTGGCCTACTGGCGGCAGGAGTTGGCCGGGCTGCCCGAGGTGGTGTCGATACCGACGGATCGCCCCCGTCCCCCGGTGCCGAGTTATCGCGGCGACGGGGTGGAGCTTCGCATCGATCCGCAGGTATGGGCGGGGGTCAAGGCGCTGGCGGCGGAGCACAACGCGACGGCCTCGATGGTTTTGCAGGCCGTGGTGGCGGTACTGATGCATCGGGTCGGGGTCGGTGACGACGTGGCGATGGGCACGGCGATCGCGGGGCGGATGGATCAGGCACTCGACGAGCTGGTCGGATTCTTCGTCAACACCTGGGTGCTGCGCGTGGCAGTCAACTCCACACTGCGTTTCAGCGAGGTTCTCGAGCAGGTGCGGCACAAAGCGCTGGATGCCTACAGCAATCAGGATGTGCCGTTCGAGTTGCTGGTCGAGCAGCTGAATCCAACGCGTTCCGCGTCGCACCATCCGCTGTTCCAAGTGGCCACGACCCTGCAAAACAATGTGCGCCCCGAGGTTGCACTGGACGGGGCCAATGTCGAGTCGGTGGAGGTGGGAACTCGCACCGCGAAGTTCGACCTGGACATCCAGCTGAGAGAGGTCCCGGCCGAGGATTCTGGGGCGCCATTCGCGTTGCGGGAGAGGCCCGGTGAGGATGCCGGGGCTGCGATGGCTGCCGGGGTGGTGACCTATGCCACGGATTTGTTCGATCGGTCGACCGTTGAGCGGTTGGTGGGCTGGTTCGGTCAGGTGGTTGAGGCGGTGGTGGCTGATTCGTCGGTGGTGGTGGGTGAGGTGGCGTTGCTGGATCGCGGTGAGCGTGATCTGGTGTTGGAGAAGTGGTCTGGTGCGCAGGTTGTGGCGCCGGTGGGGTGGGGGCCGCAGTTGTTGGCGGCGGCGGTGGCTGCTGATCCGGATGCGGTGGCGGTTGTTGATGGGGTGCGGCAGTGGTCCTATCGCGAGCTTGATGAGGCGTCGAATCGGTTGGCGCGGTTGTTGATTGAGATTGGTGTGGGTCCTGAGCGCGCGGTGGGCGTGGCGATGGGTCGGTGTGCGGAGTTGGTGTTGGCGTGGTGGGCGGTGCTCAAGGCTGGCGGGGTGTATGTGCCGGTGGATCGGGGGCATCCGGTCGAGCGGATTGCCACGGTGTTGCATGCTGTCGAGGCCGTGTGTGTGTTGAGCTGTGGGGCCGATGCGGTGGACGGGGCTGGGGCGCGGCCGCTGCTGCGTGTTGATGGGTTGGATCTGTCGGGGCGCTCGGCGAGTCCGATCATCGATGCTGAGCGGTTGGCTCCGGTGGGGGTGCAGGATGCGGCGTATGTGATCTTCACGTCGGGGTCCACCGGGACACCGAAGGGGGTGGCGGTCAGCCACGCCGGACTACTTGCCGAGGCCGCAGCACATCGGGAAGTGTTTGGCTTGGGTGCGGATTCGCGAGTGCTGATGGTGGCCGCCCCGACATTTGATGCGTCGGTGTTCGAGTGGTTGTTGGCGGTGGCGTCCGGGGCAGCGTTGGTGGTCGCTCCGCCGGAATCGTATGCCGGCGAGGCGCTGACCGCGCTGGTGCAGGAACAACGTGTCACAGCGGCATTGTTGACCCCGACGGTGCTGGCGACGGTGGACAGGGCTCGGCTCGACGGACGGCTGGGCACGCTCATCACGGGCGGGGAGGCTTGCCCGGCGGAGTTGGTGACCGCCTGGGCGCCGGGTCGGCGGATGTTCAACGCCTACGGCCCCACCGAGGTCACCATCTGGGCGACGTGGAGTGCGCTGACAGCGGGGCAGCCTGCCGGCATCGGTGCTCCGATCGCGGGAGTGAGCGCGCTGGTGCTGGATGCGCGGCTGAACCCGGCGCCGGTCGGCGTAGTCGGTGAGCTGTATCTGGGTGGGCCAGTGGTGGCGCGCGGCTATGTGGGCCGCGCGGAGCTGACCGCGGATCGGTTCGTGGCCAACCCCTATGGCGCAGCGCAGGAACCCGGAGCACGGATGTATCGCACCGGCGACCTCGTCCGCTGGAGTGCCCAGGGGCAGCTGGAGTATCTGGGTCGCGCCGATGCCCAGATCAAACTGCGCGGTCTGCGCATCGAGTTGGGCGAGGTCGAGAACACCCTGCTGGCCTGCCCGCAGGTCACCCGGGCCGCGGCGGCCGTGCACCACACCGACACCGCTGACCACCTCATCGCCTACGTCGCACTGGAGCGCACCAGCAGCGCCGATCACGACGCCGAGGTCGTCGAGCAGTGGCAGTACGTCTACGACGAGCTGTACGACGCCGATCTCGAGGAGGCGGAGTTCGGCAGCGACTTCCGCGGCTGGAACAGCAGCTACACCGACCAGCCAATCCCGCTGCACGAGATGCAGGAATGGCGCTCGGCCGCCGTGGAACGGATCATGGCGCTTGGACCGCGGCGGGTGCTCGAGATCGGAGTGGGCTCGGGGCTGTTGATGGCTCACGTTGCCCCGAGGTGTGTGGAGTACTGGGGCACGGACTTCTCCGCGCCGACCATTCAGACTCTGCAGGACGCGGTGGCCGGACAGTCCTGGGGTGACCGGGTGCGGTTGCATGTGCAGC from Mycolicibacterium sp. YH-1 harbors:
- a CDS encoding MbtH family protein: MSINPFDDENGTFVVLVNDEEQHSLWPTFADVPDGWRQVYGEADRAACLDYIEQNWPDIRPKSLRERLARGPAV
- a CDS encoding heme-binding protein: MTQYKMTETTVRRGLYGMLAGGLLSGIASAAIAMPMANAEPTEPAQPTAGSCSVSDMATTQSSVSALMSTYLQAHPETDQELSDIAKQPVSQATQSYRAYFAENSQVADELRDIQQPVTDLASQCGTQVTPNLVTDALKTA
- a CDS encoding DUF2505 domain-containing protein, with the protein product MSRSFDFSVNSPATVEQIHHAFGERAYWLARLETFGGLGSLDSLTVDSDGAVTAVVVKEMHHDKLPGPAAKFFPREWRVVQNETWSPIGDGRVRGQVSVVPDGAPGSGAGTALLAPTPNGSHMKCTATVQFRVPMIGGAVEGIMGRLLVQNISAMQRFTTAWIQERV
- a CDS encoding RecQ family ATP-dependent DNA helicase encodes the protein MATREQAQTLLEQLAGPQATLRDDQWTAIEALVVHGRQALVVQRTGWGKSAVYFIAAKLLRAQGRGPTVIVSPLLALMRNQVVAAERAGVRAATINSSNVADWQDVHRAVGAGELDVLLVSPERLNNPDFRDQVLPELARDAGLVVIDEAHCVSDWGHDFRPDYRRIRTLIGELGSGIPVLATTATANDRVVEDVRSQLGVGGRDTLVLRGGLDRESLRLAVVKAGNPAQRAAWLAAHMESLPGSGIIYTLTVAQANDVAAMLRDRGHAVASYTGATEAAEREQLESDLLDNRVKALVATSALGMGFDKPDLGFVVHLGAPPSPIAYYQQVGRAGRSTESAEVVLLPGAEDRDVWRFFASVAFPSEAMVRNVIRALEPDRAQSTPALEPLVDMGRTRLEMVLKVLDVDGAVRRVKGGWISTGESWDYDEDRYRRLDEARTREQQAMLDYLDTDECRMTFLRSQLNDPELAADDRCGRCDNCAGAHYDSHVDPSAAEDTRARLMRPGVDVTPRKQWPSGLSKLGVTLSGKISDGPASGRVIGRMTDLGWGARLRQVLDEPDADVPDDVVRAAVGVLAAWKWETRPTAVMGLDSERHPKLIASLTRRLAEVGRLEHLGVLRYGMERRPVTAANSAYRVAALNGSWDPPDTGLLATLEGPVLLVDDLIDTGWTMTMATRVLRQAGATEVLPFAVAAVS